One part of the Microbacterium saperdae genome encodes these proteins:
- a CDS encoding RNA polymerase sigma factor → MTSKLRAPVPNITADAERIESVVRREAPALLAYFERRSTPHDAADLLGETLLIAWRRVSAVPVDDQEARMWLFGVARRVLMTSRRSGVRRQALTDRLREEALTRPSVAEPQDDQLREALASLDPLDAEIIRLLHWDGFGLSEIAQHLGKPAGTIRSRYSRARAALRAALER, encoded by the coding sequence ATGACGTCCAAGCTGCGCGCACCCGTGCCGAACATCACCGCCGACGCCGAACGGATCGAGTCCGTGGTCCGACGCGAAGCGCCGGCGCTGCTGGCGTACTTCGAACGTCGGAGCACTCCTCACGACGCTGCTGACCTGCTGGGTGAGACGTTGCTCATCGCCTGGAGACGGGTGTCGGCCGTGCCCGTCGACGACCAGGAGGCTCGCATGTGGCTCTTCGGAGTCGCTCGTCGTGTGCTCATGACGAGTCGACGGAGCGGCGTGCGACGTCAGGCGCTGACCGATCGCCTGCGCGAAGAAGCGCTGACGCGACCGTCGGTGGCGGAGCCGCAGGACGATCAGCTGCGGGAGGCGCTCGCATCACTCGACCCCCTCGACGCGGAGATCATCCGCCTGCTGCACTGGGACGGATTCGGCCTCAGCGAGATCGCGCAGCACCTCGGCAAACCCGCGGGCACGATTCGCAGTCGCTACAGCCGCGCGCGGGCGGCGTTGCGTGCGGCGCTCGAGCGGTGA
- a CDS encoding helix-turn-helix transcriptional regulator: MDTRNDIREFLTTRRARLTLDDVDLPDFGGRRRVPGLRREEVALLAGMSVEYYVRLERGNATGVSESVLDGISRALRLDDAERTHLHDLVRAANQGAHPNRRRPRTTTAQIRPGMQQLLDAMQTVPAFVQNGRLDILAINRLGQAVFSEMFVQPQRPANFGRFVFLDSRAPQYYRDWDDAAQQTVALLRAEAGRSPYDRTLSDLVGELSTRSEQFRVLWASHDVREHRTGVKRIRHPLVGDLDLQYEAMSLSNDLGLSFIAYTAAPDSTSSEALALLTSWSAPEASGRGSSPALDADASAN; the protein is encoded by the coding sequence ATGGACACCCGGAACGACATCCGCGAGTTCCTGACCACCAGACGTGCCAGGCTCACGCTCGACGACGTCGACCTCCCCGACTTCGGCGGACGGCGCCGCGTCCCCGGCCTTCGCCGTGAGGAGGTCGCGCTGCTGGCGGGCATGAGCGTGGAGTACTACGTCCGGCTCGAACGCGGCAACGCCACCGGGGTGTCGGAGTCGGTGCTCGACGGCATCAGCCGTGCTCTCCGGCTCGATGACGCGGAGCGCACGCATCTGCACGACCTCGTGCGCGCCGCGAATCAGGGTGCCCACCCGAACCGCCGGCGCCCGCGCACCACGACCGCGCAGATCCGTCCGGGCATGCAGCAGCTGCTGGATGCCATGCAGACCGTCCCCGCATTCGTCCAGAACGGCCGCCTCGACATCCTCGCGATCAACCGTCTCGGTCAGGCCGTCTTCTCGGAGATGTTCGTTCAGCCGCAGCGGCCGGCGAACTTCGGACGGTTCGTCTTCCTCGACTCCCGCGCGCCCCAGTACTACCGCGACTGGGACGATGCCGCGCAGCAGACGGTCGCGCTCCTCCGCGCCGAAGCGGGCCGCTCCCCCTACGACCGCACGCTGAGCGACCTGGTCGGCGAGCTCTCCACGCGCAGTGAGCAGTTCCGCGTCCTCTGGGCCTCGCACGACGTGCGCGAACACCGCACCGGGGTCAAGCGCATCCGTCATCCGCTCGTGGGCGACCTCGACCTGCAGTACGAGGCGATGAGCCTCAGCAACGACCTGGGACTCAGCTTCATCGCGTACACCGCCGCCCCGGACTCGACCTCGTCCGAAGCCCTGGCACTTCTCACGTCGTGGTCGGCTCCGGAGGCGAGTGGTCGCGGCAGCTCGCCGGCGCTCGATGCGGACGCCTCCGCGAACTGA
- a CDS encoding aldo/keto reductase, with translation MKNARLGSLDVSRIGLGAMTMAGTYTAEGSLDHDESIRTIHRALDLGVTHIDTAEIYGPFLSEEIVGRALRGRRDGVVLATKFGLYDHVTGSPAMDSTPANIRAAVEGSLRRLGTDRIDLYYQHRVDKATPIEDTAGAVADLIAEGKVLHFGLSEASPETIRSAHAVQPVSALQTEYSLWTRDVEEEILPLLRELGIGLVPYSPLGHGLLTGRIRSVEDFPADDWRKSNPRFTGENFRRNLAIVDEVRSIGAEIDATPAQTALAWLLTRGDDVAPIPGTRRVDRVEENTAADAVELTPSQIDRLNRLAPASGARHDDANMTSIDA, from the coding sequence ATGAAGAACGCACGTCTCGGCTCGCTCGACGTCTCGCGCATCGGACTCGGCGCGATGACCATGGCCGGCACCTATACCGCCGAAGGCAGCCTCGATCACGACGAGTCCATACGCACCATCCACCGCGCCCTCGACCTCGGCGTCACCCACATCGACACGGCCGAGATCTACGGTCCGTTCCTCAGCGAGGAGATCGTCGGGCGCGCGCTCCGGGGGCGACGCGACGGCGTCGTGCTGGCGACGAAGTTCGGCCTCTACGATCACGTCACCGGCAGCCCGGCGATGGACAGCACGCCCGCGAACATCCGCGCCGCCGTCGAGGGTTCGCTGCGACGACTCGGCACCGACCGTATCGACCTCTACTACCAGCACCGCGTCGACAAGGCGACGCCGATCGAAGACACGGCCGGAGCGGTCGCCGACCTCATCGCCGAAGGGAAGGTGCTGCACTTCGGACTGTCGGAGGCATCGCCGGAGACCATCCGTAGTGCGCATGCCGTGCAGCCGGTCAGCGCCCTCCAGACGGAGTACTCGCTGTGGACCCGCGACGTCGAGGAGGAGATCCTCCCTCTCCTGCGTGAGCTCGGCATCGGCCTGGTGCCGTACTCGCCCCTCGGTCACGGCCTGCTCACCGGCCGGATCCGTTCCGTCGAGGACTTCCCCGCGGATGACTGGCGCAAGAGCAACCCGCGGTTCACAGGCGAGAACTTCCGCCGCAACCTGGCGATCGTCGACGAGGTCCGCTCCATCGGCGCCGAGATCGACGCGACGCCCGCGCAGACCGCCCTGGCGTGGCTCCTCACGCGTGGCGATGACGTCGCCCCGATTCCGGGCACTCGTCGCGTCGATCGGGTGGAGGAGAACACCGCGGCCGATGCCGTGGAGCTCACGCCGTCGCAGATCGATCGTCTGAACCGACTCGCTCCGGCATCCGGCGCGCGTCACGATGACGCGAACATGACCTCGATTGACGCCTGA
- a CDS encoding TerC family protein — protein MEITPLIWIITIAVTIAFFVYEFFAHVRTPHEPTIAESARWSIFYISLALLFGVGIGVFSGWTFGGEYFAGYLTEKALSIDNLFVFLIVMTGFAVPKIYQQKVLMIGIVIALILRGIFIAVGATLIENFSWIFYLFGALLLVLAYRQAFSSHESDPANGRFMTFVRRHLPVSDEYNKDRLTVVKNGKRFVTPMLLTIIAIGFIDLVFAVDSIPAIYGLTDEAYIVFTANAFALMGLRQLYFLIGGLLERLVYLAQGLAVILAFIGVKLVFHALHVNELPFVNGGEPVLWAPEIPIWFSLLFIGATIAVATVASLMKTRRDPASVSSSTDTIATPTNKEHS, from the coding sequence TTGGAAATCACGCCCCTCATCTGGATCATCACGATCGCCGTCACGATCGCGTTCTTCGTCTATGAGTTCTTCGCGCATGTGCGCACGCCTCACGAGCCGACCATCGCCGAGTCCGCGCGGTGGTCGATCTTCTACATCAGCCTCGCGCTGCTGTTCGGCGTCGGCATCGGCGTCTTCTCGGGCTGGACGTTCGGCGGTGAGTACTTCGCCGGGTATCTGACCGAGAAGGCGCTGTCGATCGACAACCTCTTCGTGTTCCTGATCGTGATGACAGGCTTCGCGGTCCCGAAGATCTATCAGCAGAAGGTGCTGATGATCGGCATCGTGATCGCGCTGATCCTCCGCGGGATCTTCATCGCGGTCGGCGCGACCCTGATCGAGAACTTCTCGTGGATCTTCTACCTGTTCGGCGCGCTGCTGCTCGTGCTCGCCTACCGCCAGGCGTTCAGCAGCCACGAGAGCGACCCCGCCAACGGGCGGTTCATGACCTTCGTCCGCCGCCACCTGCCGGTGAGCGACGAGTACAACAAGGACCGCCTGACGGTCGTCAAGAACGGCAAGCGCTTCGTCACCCCGATGCTCCTCACGATCATCGCGATCGGCTTCATCGACCTTGTGTTCGCGGTCGACTCGATCCCGGCGATCTACGGACTGACCGACGAGGCCTACATCGTGTTCACCGCGAACGCCTTCGCGCTCATGGGTCTGCGCCAGCTGTACTTCCTGATCGGCGGTCTGCTGGAGCGCCTGGTATACCTCGCTCAGGGTCTCGCGGTCATCCTCGCCTTCATCGGCGTCAAGCTGGTGTTCCACGCCCTGCATGTCAACGAGCTGCCGTTCGTCAACGGCGGCGAGCCGGTGCTCTGGGCGCCCGAGATCCCGATCTGGTTCTCACTGCTCTTCATCGGCGCGACCATCGCGGTCGCCACGGTCGCGAGCCTCATGAAGACTCGTCGCGATCCCGCATCCGTCTCCTCCTCCACCGACACCATCGCCACACCGACCAACAAGGAGCACTCTTGA